Sequence from the [Clostridium] scindens genome:
CGATCTCACATTCTTTCTCTCCGTATACAAGAATAATAGGAACTTCTGCGCTTCTGTAGAGCAATAACTCATCTTTCCTATACTGCTCCCTTTCATATGATTTCAATTGCCCTATCACCTGCTCCAAATTCATTCCACAGCCCAACTGTCTACATATGAAAGCTGCTGTCACTGGCGCGGCCAGACTGTTGGACGGCATATAATGCGCCTGTTGCACGAAGTCAAACATGCAGTTCGCATACACTTGCGCGCCAAGCCTCTCCCCTTCCTGATATGCCAATTCTCCGGGATGCAGATACTGTTCCCGATCAGACTGCACGCCTACTACAAATGGATAACTGGCTGGAACCGTAACATATCTGTCATTATCCAGCGCTGATACAATCACTGCCTTTTGCGAAAGCCTCTTTGCGGCATCATATAAGTATTTGGAATCTGATAAAAGAGAAGATACTGCGCTTAAGTTGACTACATCGACTTCCAACTGCGTGCATAACTTAAGCGCCGCCTCCAAATCTCTAATATCTCCGGCTATCTTTCCCTTTCTTCCACTGTCGTCCGGCAAAACTTGTATACTTACCAATTCGTAATTTTCTAAACAATGATCAAGCACCAACGCCACCATGGTTCCGTGTGATATTCCGGTTCCCGTCAATGCCTCGCCGCCTCTCCTGCATACATTATACGATTCAAACCGTTGACAATGCAGCTTTCTGGAGTCAATAGCTGTATCTATAACTGCAACTCTATGCATACGACAACTCCTCATTTCTATACCATCACCTCACTTTTATAGCAAGGACAGTATCTCTTTTGGCTTTAGCTTTAATATCTCTCGTGCCGAAAAAATCGTGACCATTGCCAACACTAAGGCTAATATTCCGGATGTACCCAGTATTATAGGAATCGTAACTTGGCAATCAACCGTCTCAGGCGCTTCTACTTCCGATTCCACCTGGAATTGCTTACTGAATTCCTGTATATCTTCTGCCGCTGCTGGCGGCTCTTGGTAATTCTCCTCCAAATTCTCCGCCTCTTTCTTTCCCTGTTCATTCATACCTGACAGCATCCAATTTCCAACCCTATTGCTGACTCCGGCAGCAAGCATGCCTGAGAGCGCCACAGATATGGCCAGAATCAGCAGCCCTTCAATCAAGAACTGACTTGCTATGCTTCTTCCTCCATTCCCAATGGCCAAAAGAATCCCTGTCTCTTTACGCCTGGTTCCGACCCACATTCGGAGAATCAAAACTAATAATATAATACAAATCACCAAAACAAATACTATCATGAAGATAGATATCTTGCTCATATTTCGTAGTGGCTTGAGCGATGATTGATATGTTGTATCATCTGGCTTAATTTTAAATGAATCCCAGTTAACGCCCTCAATCTCCTGAACCTTCTCTATAATATCATCCATCTTTCTTGGGTCATATACGAAGAATGAGGCCTTGTCATACAATAGTCCATTATTTATTCCCTGTAGTTGTGCATCCTTCTGGCGCAATTCTTGTATCGTACTGCAAGCGGCAAACATATAATTCTCTGCTATCTCTTCTTCCAGCGTATATTCGCTTATAACCTGGGATACGTTTACATGAAAGATTCCGACAATCTCAAAGTTCTTCTTATATATAATTACGCTCGGATCTCCTAATTCCGTCAAATATTTATTCTGCTCGCCGCAAATAGTATCGCCCAGAGCCAGGTGATTCTTCTTAGCCAATACATCCGATATTAGAATCTTGTCCTTATCCTGTTCTGTTAGATGTCGGCCTTCTACTAATTCATAAGAATTCGTTCGAAAGTAATCACTTAATTCACTCCTGCTATATCCTAATAGCCGGCCTCCCTTTGCGGTTACATCTGGGTTATAAACCTCACCTTCAAATGATTCCGGGTCTGTTTTTTTCAATTCTGCTAGGCTTGTATGGAGTCCAGGAATAAAATCCAGGTCGCCAAAATATAAGGTCGTCTCCACTTCTTTGCATACAGTTTTAATTCCTTGGACAGACATTACTTTTTCTATGACATCGTCATTTAGCCGTGATCCTTTATAATTATAAGCCTCCGCCCCAGTTATCGGATCTGTATAAGATTCCCATAAAGAACTATCCTCGAAATTATTATTTATCTCCATATTGAAATTACTTCCATAGGTTTTCCTCAATTCCTCAATTCCATCCTGGCTGCTCTTCCATACCGCAAAGCATATCATAAGCGTGCTGGAAATTATCGTCAAGATAAGTAGAAGCAGTAGGCATCTCCGCTTATTTCGCTTTATATATAAAGTTGCTCTTGCCAAAACGCCCATATCTCCATATGCCCCCTTATAACAATGACAATATCTCCTTCGGCTTCAGTTTCAAAACCTCCTTCGCCGAAAAAATCGTGACCACGGTCAGCACTAGGGAAAGTATCCCGGCAGAGCCAAGCACTATAGGAAGCGTCACCTGGCAATCGACCGTCTCCGGAGCCTCTGCCTCTGCTTTCACCTCAAACTGCTGGATGAATGCCTGCATGTCTTCTGCGGCCGCTGGCAACTCCTGGGTGCTGATTTCCTCATTTCTCGCATTCTCCACCCTCTGCGCCTGGGCATTCATGCCTGACAGCATCCAATTCCCAATTCCATTGCTGCCCCCGGCAGCCATCCCGCCCGCGAGCATCACAGACACTGCCAGAATCATCACTCCCTCAAGAATAAACTGGCCTGCAATGCTTCTTTTACTATTCCCGATACACAGAAGAATTCCCATCTCTTTGCGCCTCGATCCGATCCACATCCGGAGTATCAGGACTAGCAAGATAATGCAGATCACGATTACAAATGCCATCATAAAAAGAGAGATTCTGGTCATATTTTGCAATGGCTTAAGCGCTGACTGATAGGCAGTGTCGTCGGGCCTTAGGACAAAATAGTACCAGTCGATGCCTTCTATGTTCTGAACCTTTTCAAGGACTTGATCCAAGTCTTTCGGGTCTTTCACGAAAAATGTCACCTTCTGATACGGAGGCTCCTTATGTAAGTCCACCGCCTCAAAATAGGCTCTTCTAGCCTCCTGAGTCACATTCACATCTGCAAACATAAAATTCTCGGCAATATCTGGCTCAACTGTATATTCACTGACTATCTGAGTCGTATTTACATGAAAAATTCCAATAATCTCTAAATCAACCTCATAAAAAATAGTATTTGGATCGCCTCCATCAATTGAGCGCTTATTTAAAACTGCATGAGTATTATCTCCTATTTTCAAATGGTTTTTCTTTGCTAGGGCATCCGAAATCATCACCTTTTTTTGATCCTGTTCCTGGATATGCCTTCCTTCCCTAAGTTCAAATGCATTCGTCCGAAAATAACTGCTAAATTCACTCTTACTATATCCCTCCAGCGAGTTATCCTTCGCTACTATAAGTGTATTGGATAACTCCGGATCGTTATCCTTTCTTTCCCTTTTTATGCATTCCGCAAACAGGCCTGGGATAAATGTTATATCCACAAAATTGAGTGTAATTTCCTGCTCTATGCAGAAATCCTCGATCCCCTCTACAGAAGCCACCTTATCAACTATTTCATCACTTAGATAAGGCCCCTTATACCGATACTGCACTACGCCGTTATCCGTCACCTCTTTTTCCCATAACGTCGTATCCTCTTTGCTGCTGTCCGTTATATTCGGCATAAGAATAAAGGAATTGCCATAACTTTTCCGAAGACTATCTATCGCATCCTGGCTGCTCCTCCATACCGCAAAGCATATGATGAGGGAACAGGAGATTACAGTCAAAGTTAACAGAAGCAGTATACATCTATGCCTGTTTCTCTTCAAATATATAATGGACCTTATCCACGCACTCATTTTCTATCCCCCCTTCGCCTGATTAACTGCTGTTGAATTATCCCTATAATAAGATTTCCTTCCGTCGCCCCCTTAAAATCTCTATTATTTTCTTTGAAAATAGCAGCACCCTTATGGATACTGCTAACTCTCATACAGATTATGTATGTCCTTTAATATTTACAATTATGGTTACAATCTACAACAGAATAATTAAGCAGTCTGTCTCTTTCTTATATTCATAACCAGCATCACCGCCTGTATTATTAACGCCGTACCAATCCCTTCTCTGTAATTACATCCGGCATAATACATCACTCCGAATATAACTCCAAGAAGAATCAGAATTCCCCTCGCCTTTTTCCTGTATAACTGGATCTCATATTGTTCCAAATGATTATTGGGATTCTCGCTGGGCGAAAGGAACCATATAACAAATGCTGCTATTATCAGCATTGTGTTCACGACCGGTTCATATACTATGTAATTCTTAAACATGCCAATTGCAAGCAATACTACCAAAATAGTACATGCATAGCATTTTAAAGAAGATTTACAATGAAATCCTCCCGAGTATTCCCGGATACATTTATATGCGCCTACAAAAATCAGGGTATTGACCAGTTCGCCCGCCAGATATCCCAGCACAAGAATCGTCAGTATATGACCTGCCTTTATTAATAACAGCCTTAGGCCATAAGTATAAATCTCTATGTCGTCGGCAGGATGGAACTGGTCAATTGCTCTTTCTATTCCTTGTTG
This genomic interval carries:
- a CDS encoding accessory gene regulator ArgB-like protein, with protein sequence MIRKFQQGIERAIDQFHPADDIEIYTYGLRLLLIKAGHILTILVLGYLAGELVNTLIFVGAYKCIREYSGGFHCKSSLKCYACTILVVLLAIGMFKNYIVYEPVVNTMLIIAAFVIWFLSPSENPNNHLEQYEIQLYRKKARGILILLGVIFGVMYYAGCNYREGIGTALIIQAVMLVMNIRKRQTA
- a CDS encoding ABC transporter permease, which gives rise to MEINNNFEDSSLWESYTDPITGAEAYNYKGSRLNDDVIEKVMSVQGIKTVCKEVETTLYFGDLDFIPGLHTSLAELKKTDPESFEGEVYNPDVTAKGGRLLGYSRSELSDYFRTNSYELVEGRHLTEQDKDKILISDVLAKKNHLALGDTICGEQNKYLTELGDPSVIIYKKNFEIVGIFHVNVSQVISEYTLEEEIAENYMFAACSTIQELRQKDAQLQGINNGLLYDKASFFVYDPRKMDDIIEKVQEIEGVNWDSFKIKPDDTTYQSSLKPLRNMSKISIFMIVFVLVICIILLVLILRMWVGTRRKETGILLAIGNGGRSIASQFLIEGLLILAISVALSGMLAAGVSNRVGNWMLSGMNEQGKKEAENLEENYQEPPAAAEDIQEFSKQFQVESEVEAPETVDCQVTIPIILGTSGILALVLAMVTIFSAREILKLKPKEILSLL
- a CDS encoding ABC transporter permease produces the protein MPNITDSSKEDTTLWEKEVTDNGVVQYRYKGPYLSDEIVDKVASVEGIEDFCIEQEITLNFVDITFIPGLFAECIKRERKDNDPELSNTLIVAKDNSLEGYSKSEFSSYFRTNAFELREGRHIQEQDQKKVMISDALAKKNHLKIGDNTHAVLNKRSIDGGDPNTIFYEVDLEIIGIFHVNTTQIVSEYTVEPDIAENFMFADVNVTQEARRAYFEAVDLHKEPPYQKVTFFVKDPKDLDQVLEKVQNIEGIDWYYFVLRPDDTAYQSALKPLQNMTRISLFMMAFVIVICIILLVLILRMWIGSRRKEMGILLCIGNSKRSIAGQFILEGVMILAVSVMLAGGMAAGGSNGIGNWMLSGMNAQAQRVENARNEEISTQELPAAAEDMQAFIQQFEVKAEAEAPETVDCQVTLPIVLGSAGILSLVLTVVTIFSAKEVLKLKPKEILSLL